A genomic region of Colletes latitarsis isolate SP2378_abdomen chromosome 7, iyColLati1, whole genome shotgun sequence contains the following coding sequences:
- the Phtf gene encoding putative homeodomain transcription factor codes for MKLNELVYWYQKKIGTYDKQQWEKTVEQHILGGFTHVPMRTAKLKTELIDVDLVRGSSFTKAKPKHGLSTVACLAFQRLLFLPLYRKWWMQQTSLKIFTLFLLLYSLQLINMCVYFYQMAKNNESDIVSTSEVLIPTIMMLVLCIVHSHIVSTHSGPSTVDAHSKQRVVRRSRHTRSRLGKSRTRQNLRLHEDSKSSQDTASGKASTVNGEVLTSVRFAKKVVIENSLTASRSQEFVTVQASCDNELINAPVSNPLPINEASTSHTQSNQNIKNVHQDDDGFESLNGNVSSDNDKGIARATIEKFKQKKDVLHKNNEEHNLRIENSTSQQILLQSKFSALELLKTEDISSKSAEETSNKVDKDHCPLAIGPRKGRQQYESEEEGECEEAATHHLTEATTSATEWMGVTTNSDDCSYSSELEESDLHSETNKNYGEFVEHPFSWEFELPPSIMLSSSCASYDRVSCAIWTRRDIKKAELSVLDISSAIIARVESMPESMNYFYGGLLLSVVLSLIPSIKRLNDHVGMDNSSNVTSSFIPNDLTYVNLETYSDIICKVISLAFGATLWERIVVLISAFERLILSCLLFFLLAVAERTYKQRLLYAKLFSHLTSSRRARKSELPHFRLNKVRNIKLWLSVRSYLKRRGPQRSVDVIVSAVFIVTLLLLSFVSLELIKDLESLHSRYNVEALFWSFSLGIFILRFMTLGTKINKKYRNLSVLITEQINLYLQIEQKPHKKEELMVANNVLKLAADLIKELESPFKISGLSTNPYLYTITKVVLLSALSGVLSELLGFKLKLHKIKIK; via the exons atgaaattaaacgaGCTTGTTTATTG GTATCAGAAGAAAATTGGTACTTACGACAAGCAACAATGGGAAAAAACTGTAGAACAGCACATTCTTGGAGGATTTACGCACGTTCCAATGAGAACTGCAAAATTGAaaacagaacttattgatgtggATCTTGTACGAG GTTCTTCTTTTACAAAAGCCAAGCCAAAACATGGATTATCAACAGTTGCTTGCTTGGCTTTTCAACGATTATTATTTCTCCCTTTGTATAGAAAATGGTGGATGCAGCAGActagtttaaaaatttttacattatttttattattgtatagTTTACAATTGATCAATATGTGTGTATATTTTTATCAGATGGCCAAGAACAATGAAAGTGAT ATTGTGTCAACATCAGAAGTATTAATACCTACTATTATGATGTTAGTACTATGCATTGTTCATTCTCACATTGTATCAACACATTCAGGTCCATCAACAGTTGATGCGCATAGTAAACAGAGAGTAGTTAGACGTTCGCGACATACTAGGAGTCGACTGGGAAAATCAAGGACAAGACAAAACTTAC GTTTGCATGAAGATTCCAAATCATCTCAAGATACTGCTTCTGGAAAAGCTAGTACAGTAAATGGCGAAGTTTTAACTTCTGTACGATTTGCTAAAAAAGTTGTAATTGAAAATTCTTTGACTGCTAGTCGATCTCAg GAATTTGTGACTGTTCAAGCATCCTGTGATAATGAACTAATAAATGCACCTGTGAGCAATCCTCTTCCAATAAATGAAGCTTCAACTAGTCATACTCAATCAA atcaaaacataaaaaatgtACATCAAGATGATGATGGATTTGAAAGTTTAAATGGGAATGTATCAAGTGATAACGATAAAGGTATTGCACGAGCAACAATAGAAAAATTTAAGCAGAAGAAAGATGTACTACATAAAAATAATGAAGAGCACAATCTTCGAATAGAAAACTCTACTAGTCAACAAATTTTATTACAATCGAAATTCTCAG CACTTGAGTTATTGAAGACAGAAGATATTTCTTCAAAGAGTGCTGAGGAAACTTCTAATAAAGTG GATAAAGATCACTGTCCCTTGGCTATTGGTCCAAGAAAAGGTCGTCAACAATACGAAAGTGAAGAAGAAGGAGAATGCGAAGAAGCCGCTACGCATCATTTAACAGAAGCCACAACGTCTGCTACTGAATGGATGGGAGTAACAACAAACAGTGATGACTGTAGTTACAG TTCAGAACTTGAGGAATCCGATTTACATAGTGAGACTAATAAAAATTATGGAGAATTTGTGGAGCATCCCTTTTCTTGGGAATTTGAATTACCGCCTTCCATAATGCTTAGCTCTAGTTGCGCTTCATATGATCGTG TTTCATGTGCTATATGGACACGACGTGATATAAAAAAAGCTGAACTATCGGTGCTGGACATCAGCTCAGCGATTATTGCCAGAGTGGAATCAATGCCTGAGAGTATGAACTATTTTTACGGAGGCCTACTGCTTAGCGTTGTATTATCACTAATACCATCCATTAAACGATTAAATGATCACGTTGGAATGGACAATAGTAGTAATGTAACTAGTTCCTTTATACCAAATGACTTAACTTATGTCAATTTGGAAACTTACAGCGATATTATATGTAAAGTGATAAGCTTGGCATTTGGTGCAACTCTTTG GGAACGTATAGTAGTGCTTATATCGGCATTCGAGAGGCTAATATTATcctgtttattattttttttattagcaGTTGCAGAACGTACTTATAAACAAAGACTCTTATATGCTAAATTGTTTTCACATTTAACATCATCAAGACGTGCAAGAAAATCAGAATTGCCGCACTTTAGATTGAACAAAGTGCGTAACATAAAACTGTGGTTGAGCGTTAGATCTTATTTGAAA AGAAGAGGACCTCAACGTTCCGTAGACGTAATAGTATCAGCAGTATTCATTGTTACATTATTATTGTTATCATTTGTGAGTCTGGAGTTAATTAAG GATCTTGAAAGTTTACATTCCCGATACAACGTGGAAGCACTGTTTTGGAGTTTTTCCTTGGGGATATTTATACTGCGTTTTATGACGTTAGgtacaaaaattaataaaaaatatagaaatctTTCCGTCTTGATAACTGAACAG attaatttatatttacaaataGAACAAAAACCGCATAAAAAGGAAGAGCTTATGGTGGCGAATAATGTACTCAAATTAGCAGCAGATTTGATAAag GAACTTGAAAGTCCATTTAAAATATCTGGTTTATCTACTAATCCCTATCTGTATACAATCACAAAAGTGGTATTATTATCTGCACTTTCAGGAGTGCTTTCAGAATTGCTTGGATTTAAGCTCAAATTACAtaagataaaaattaaataa
- the Edem1 gene encoding ER degradation-enhancing alpha-mannosidase-like protein 2 has product MLILSIGLLFGLLCSVNGLREYEKKDLIALREEVRSMFDHAYSSYLTYAYPYDELRSLSCDGFDTWGSFSLTLIDALDTLAVMGNFSEFRRVAAIISARANFEANINVSVFETNIRVVGGLLSAHLLSRKAGVNLEPGWPCNGPLLRLAEDMAKRLIAAFDTPTGMPYGTVNLKYGVPEGETSITCTAGIGTFLLEFGTLSRLTGDPLYEEVAMNAIKALHYYKSNIGLVGNHVDVLTGYWTAQDSGIGAGVDSYFEYLAKGTLLFQDPLLATIFHEHKAAIEKYIRKEDWHLWVSMTKGQVTLPVFQSLDAYWPGVLSLFGEIGDAMKSVHNYHRVWKQFGFTPEFYNIPQAEAGTNREGYPLRPELVESVMYLYRATGDPYLIQVGVDILRSLQHSAKTTCGYATINDVRDHRKADRMESFFLAETTKYLYLLFDLDNFIHNSGQEGEIIQTQWGQCIVDAGGYIFNTEAHPIDPGALYCCHQNQNLFPNQKAALWKFVLANDQTEEENTEYNTPYQDDTKNKYNDKLPVKIVKLSEMRHTFISDAEDNLDTNLVNPIPPINDETDEITITEEENKLNINSETEPMKVLVVAPPSVIYKADDSESVDTFETSTSDGHYSAPGLRNRTKSFIKQTNTRATRFEPQILLENIRKGNLYPTNVSARQNYQILSCQSQSFLQRISIMGEFF; this is encoded by the coding sequence ATGTTGATCCTCAGTATAGGGTTGCTTTTTGGTCTTTTATGTTCGGTGAACGGATTACGTGAGTACGAGAAGAAAGATTTAATTGCTTTAAGGGAAGAAGTACGATCTATGTTCGATCATGCTTATTCGAGTTATTTAACATATGCTTACCCTTACGATGAACTACGGTCGTTGAGTTGCGATGGATTCGATACATGGGGTAGTTTTTCATTGACGCTTATCGATGCTTTAGACACTCTTGCCGTAATGGGCAATTTTTCCGAATTTCGACGCGTGGCAGCGATTATAAGCGCCAGAGCAAATTTTGAAGCAAACATAAACGTATCTGTATTTGAAACTAATATCCGAGTAGTTGGAGGGTTACTCAGTGCTCATCTCTTGTCACGTAAAGCTGGTGTCAATCTGGAGCCAGGATGGCCTTGTAATGGTCCACTATTACGTCTTGCAGAAGATATGGCAAAACGATTGATTGCAGCTTTTGATACTCCAACAGGAATGCCATATGGTACAGTTAATTTGAAATATGGAGTGCCAGAAGGTGAAACAAGCATCACATGCACTGCTGGTATTGGTACATTTTTATTAGAGTTTGGAACTTTGTCTAGACTAACTGGGGATCCATTGTATGAAGAAGTTGCCATGAATGCTATTAAAGCATTACATTATTATAAATCAAACATTGGGTTAGTTGGTAACCATGTTGATGTATTAACGGGTTATTGGACAGCTCAAGATTCTGGAATTGGTGCAGGTGTTGATtcttattttgaatatttggcAAAGGGTACCTTATTATTTCAAGATCCACTGCTAGCAACAATTTTTCATGAACACAAAGCTgctattgaaaaatatattcgtaaagaAGATTGGCATTTGTGGGTTTCTATGACAAAAGGTCAAGTGACCTTACCAGTCTTTCAATCTCTGGATGCTTATTGGCCTGGAGTACTCAGCCTTTTTGGTGAAATTGGAGATGCTATGAAATCTGTACATAATTACCATCGCGTTTGGAAACAATTTGGTTTTACACCAGAGTTTTATAATATCCCACAAGCAGAAGCAGGCACTAACAGGGAAGGGTATCCATTAAGACCAGAGCTTGTAGAATCAGTTATGTATTTGTATAGAGCAACGGGTGATCCTTACTTGATACAAGTAGGAGTAGATATATTAAGAAGCTTGCAACACAGCGCAAAAACTACATGTGGGTATGCAACAATCAATGATGTCAGGGATCATCGTAAGGCAGACAGAATGGAATCATTTTTCTTAGCAGAGACAACAAAATATCTTTATCTCCTCTTTGATCTTGATAATTTTATTCACAATTCTGGCCAGGAAGGTGAAATTATTCAGACTCAATGGGGTCAATGTATTGTAGATGCAGGTGGATATATTTTCAATACAGAAGCACATCCCATAGACCCTGGAGCATTGTATTGTTGTCATCAAAATCAAAATTTGTTCCCAAATCAAAAGGCAGCATTATGGAAATTTGTTCTTGCAAATGATCAAACAGAAGAGGAAAATACAGAATATAATACACCATATCAGGATGAcaccaaaaataaatataatgatAAACTACCagttaaaattgtaaaattatcGGAAATGAGGCATACTTTCATAAGTGATGCAGAAGACAATCTTGATACAAATTTAGTTAATCCCATTCCGCCCATAAATGATGAGACTGACGAAATTACAATAacggaagaagaaaataaattaaatataaactcAGAAACTGAACCCATGAAAGTACTAGTTGTTGCACCTCCCTCAGTAATTTATAAAGCTGATGATAGTGAAAGTGTTGATACGTTTGAAACATCTACGTCCGATGGACATTATTCTGCGCCTGGTTTAAGAAATCGTACAAAATCATTTATTAAACAGACCAATACAAGAGCAACAAGATTTGAACCACAAATACTATTAGAGAATATTAGAAAAGGAAATTTATATCCTACAAATGTTTCTGCAAGACAGAATTATCAGATCTTGTCTTGTCAATCTCAATCATTCCTGCAACGTATATCCATTATGGGAGAATTTTTCTAA
- the Vgat gene encoding vesicular GABA transporter: MANFRGYYIPSLGATINVAWETLKAKWPENSPCMELIRGNSTGQRPAPGHSGQEQFKSFDEGHDNTEMMTMNGEQAYRDQNNVAIAEDTFSYQRNGDKVRTGSVSSGEFSEYDEGGGEFGGSGVKINEWQAAWNVTNAIQGMFIVSLPFAVLQGGYWAIAAMIGIAHICCYTGKILVECLYELDTVTGQRVRVRDSYVAIAKECFGPTWGARAVNIAQIIELLMTCILYVVVCGDLMIGTFPEGAIDTRSWMMLIGIFLLPLGFLKSLQHVSVLSFWCTMSHLFINAIIVGYCILEIGDWGWSKVKWTLDFENFPISLGVIVFSYTSQIFLPTLEGNLIDRSKFDWMLNWSHIAAAAFKSLFGWICFLTFQYDTQQVITNNLHSAGFKGLVNFCLVVKAVLSYPLPYYAACELLERAFFRGRPKTIFPTIWTVDRELKVWGLAWRVGVIVFTILMAIFIPHFSILMGFIGSFTGTMLSFIWPCYFHLKLKRNSMEWGAVAYDCFVIFLGVLFGVIGVYDSGSALINAFEIGLPF, from the exons ATGGCCAATTTCCGAGGATACTACATACCATCCCTTGGGGCGACGATCAACGTCGCATGGGAAACACTGAAAGCCAAATGGCCGGAGAACAGCCCCTGCATGGAACTTATTCGCGGCAATAGCACAGGACAACGACCGGCTCCAGGACACAGTGGCCAAGAACAGTTCAAATCCTTCGACGAAGGTCACGATAATACGGAAATGATGACTATGAACGGAGAACAAGCTTATCGGGACCAGAACAACGTGGCCATCGCCGAAGACACTTTCAGCTACCAACGAAACGG gGACAAAGTCAGGACAGGAAGCGTAAGCAGTGGCGAATTTAGCGAGTACGACGAGGGTGGCGGCGAGTTTGGTGGATCGGGGGTGAAAATTAACGAATGGCAAGCAGCGTGGAACGTTACAAATGCTATACAG GGTATGTTCATCGTGTCGTTACCATTCGCCGTTCTGCAAGGCGGTTACTGGGCCATCGCCGCGATGATCGGTATAGCTCACATCTGTTGCTACACCgggaaaatattggtcgagtgtCTGTACGAACTGGACACCGTGACGGGACAACGCGTGAGAGTTCGTGACTCGTACGTGGCCATCGCGAAGGAATGCTTCGGTCCAACGTGGGGCGCCAGGGCGGTGAACATCGCCCAGATCATCGAGCTGCTGATGACTTGTATCCTGTACGTGGTCGTGTGCGGCGACCTGATGATAGGCACGTTCCCCGAGGGCGCGATCGACACCAGGAGCTGGATGATGCTGATCGGTATATTTTTGTTGCCCCTCGGTTTCCTCAAGTCCCTGCAGCACGTATCGGTGCTCAGCTTCTGGTGCACGATGTCCCACTTGTTCATAAACGCGATAATCGTCGGCTACTGCATCCTGGAGATCGGCGACTGGGGTTGGTCCAAGGTAAAGTGGACCCTCGACTTCGAGAACTTCCCGATCTCGCTGGGCGTGATCGTCTTCAGTTACACGTCCCAGATATTCCTGCCCACCCTGGAGggcaacctgatcgatcgttccaAGTTCGATTGGATGCTGAATTGGAGCCACATCGCAGCCGCCGCGTTCAAGTCGCTGTTCGGATGGATCTGCTTCCTGACGTTCCAGTACGACACGCAGCAGGTCATCACCAACAATTTACACTCGGCCGGCTTCAAGGGCCTGGTGAACTTCTGTCTGGTCGTGAAGGCCGTGTTGTCCTATCCTCTGCCCTATTACGCGGCCTGCGAGCTGCTCGAGAGAGCGTTCTTCAGAGGCAGACCGAAGACGATCTTCCCAACGATATGGACGGTGGATCGCGAACTGAAAGTCTGGGGTCTGGCGTGGCGTGTGGGCGTGATCGTCTTCACCATCCTCATGGCGATCTTCATACCACATTTTAGTATTCTCATGGGCTTCATCGGCTCGTTCACCGGCACGATGCTGTCGTTCATATGGCCGTGTTATTTCCACTTGAAACTGAAGAGAAACTCGATGGAGTGGGGCGCGGTGGCGTACGATTGCTTCGTCATCTTCCTCGGTGTGCTCTTCGGCGTGATCGGTGTCTACGACTCGGGCTCTGCACTGATCAACGCCTTCGAGATCGGTTTACCGTTCTGA